A region of the Callithrix jacchus isolate 240 chromosome 10, calJac240_pri, whole genome shotgun sequence genome:
AAGACAATACTTACTATGGGTGAAGTGAGATACCTAAAATACCTAGCATATAGTAGCATTCCAGTAAatgttgattcttctctcttcatcCATGCCCAGGACAGCATGTTGCACTATGTGATATAGCTTTATTTTCAACAAGACAGTAGCACTCATTTCCTCTGGAGTTCCCAAAACAATGGACCACATAtctcagtttgctgaggacaTTCTTGGCTTATGTATGTCCTTTCAGCAAAATTATTAGTAGCATCCCATTTCACTCTTAAAAGTGTCCCAATTTAAGTAAATCATAGGATCATCCTACCTAGAACTTTCTCAGTGCTTTTCTTAGGGCGTCTTTCAGTTCCTTGTTCTTCATACTATATATCAAGGGGTTTAAAATGGGAGTGATAAATGTGTAGACCACAGATATCAACCGGCCCGTCtcaggagaatagctggaactagGGGACAAGTATATAAAGCTGGTGCAGCCGTACTGCAGGAGGACCACTAAGATGTGAGAAGAGCAGGTAGAGAAGGCTCGCTGGCACCCTTCTGCTGACCGGTTCCGTAAAATGGCTACCACAATGAAGACATAGGAGGTGGAGATCAATGAGAGGGGGACGCTGAGGATGATGAAGCTGATGATATACAGAGCAGTCTTGTGAACACGTGTGTCTGCACAAGCTAGGTGCATGACTGCAGGCATGTCACAGTAGAAGTGGTAGATCTCATCATTGTGGCAGAATGGCAGATGGAAGATTAAAACGGTGAGTGGCAGTGACAGCAGGAACCCCAGCACCAGGGAGCCTACCAGCAGTTCCACACACAAGGACCAGCTCATGATGAGGCTGTATCGCAGCGGGTGACAGATAGCTATAAACCGGTCATAAGCCATGACTGCCAGCAGGACACAATCAGCCCCGCCCatgaagacaaagaagaacatttggGTGCCACATCCTGTGATAGAAATAGGAGTTTTGCCCATTGAAAGAAGATTTGCCAAGGCCAGTGGGGCAATGGAAGATGTATAGAAGATTTCTAGAACTGCCAGGTTAGCCAGGAAAAAGTACATAGGGGTATGGAGGGAATGATTCATCTGAACAATGACTGCAATTGTAGCATTTCCACTGAGGCTGGTCAGATACATCATCAGGAAGGCCACAAAAATCAGCATCTGGACCTCAGGGTCAGGTGAGAATGGACGAAAGAAAAACTGCACGTTTGCCATTTTATTTAGTCCTTCCATGGGTAGAGTATTGGACCTAAGAGGAAAGATGACATGAATCTCAAGCCATCTCTTGTTTCATATGATGCTTTCCCAACTTCTCCATTCAGTGTTCAGGCACTTGCTGAGAAACCTCAGGGATGATgtgcatattttcattttatagcatATTATATAACATTATAATTTACACATTTGCCACCTCCTCATctttcctctcccacctcccaagtACCAAAGACTGAAAAAATCCTCAGTGGCAGAAACTTTGatgatctattttattttattttattttttgaggtggagtctcactctatcacccaggctggagtgcagttgcacgatcttggctcacagcaacctctgcctcccaggttcaagagattctcatgactcagcctcccaaatagctaaaaTTTTGGATTATAGTATTTCTGGACTTGAGAGACCTGAATACATACAATCAtaattacaggtgctggccaccatgcccagctaatttttgcatttttagtagagttggggtttcactacattggtcaggctggtctcaaactcctgacctcaagtgatctgccagcctctgcctcccaaagtgctgcgattacaggtgtgagccactgcacctggcctgatcagtgcctagcacagtgcctactATATAGGGTTTCCAAGAAGCATTTGCTAAACAAATTAATGAATAAGGCAAATTTAAAGTTCAAATTTAGAAAGTATTATAAAATGGGGTATCGATTAACTGTATgagactaaaaattaaaaattttaggatTGTATTGGCAGATGTATGctgtaatttaaagaaaattatgttgCTGGCACATTATGAAATTGCATCATAAACTCTGTAATATATCTCAAAACCTAGAGATTTTATTGATTTACgttttttctttatctgatttGTCCATACATACTGATAGTTAATCTTTCAAAGGGTCTCCCATATCTGTTGCTTTGGTCCTTTCCCATTTCCTTAGTCAGCTCTCTCCATTGTTATCTTCCACGTGGATTCTTGTGATAGCTATCGATTCTCccatctcccttctcctcccccttctccttcccctgcaACCCATCCTGCTCTCTATTGTCATGTTGCTCATATGCTTAGGAATCTGCAGTGCCTTCCTATTGCTTAAATGTTGACCTTCACAGTCTTCTGCCTATATTCCAGTCCCTCCTGGAGCTGGCTTTTTTAGACTAATCCTGCTAGGAGCTTAAATATCCCTGTTATAGACCACATGGTCTACTCATTGGCCTCCTTTCAGATTCTCCTTCCTGCTTCATAGACTTTCATGTTCTTTCCAACTAGAAATACTGTCTCCTCTCTTTTGCTTAATCCAAATCCTACCCCCTCCGCCCCGCCGCAATTTTCAAATTCTAGGATATGTTGTTCTTTTATGAAATCTCCCTAGGtcactctctttcctttctctgaagTTTTATGTTGCTCAGTATTATGAGTTTAGTGCTAATAAACTATCTTTACTGTATCTGAATGTCCTGTCCCCAATTACATTTTATGCTCCCCAAGGATGGGGGCTGAACCTCTGTCTTATGAcaaattatcatttatttcatgCTAATTGCAAGACATGCTGAAAGTGTTTTATTATGCATTTTTCCACTTAAT
Encoded here:
- the OR10V1 gene encoding olfactory receptor 10V1, translating into MEGLNKMANVQFFFRPFSPDPEVQMLIFVAFLMMYLTSLSGNATIAVIVQMNHSLHTPMYFFLANLAVLEIFYTSSIAPLALANLLSMGKTPISITGCGTQMFFFVFMGGADCVLLAVMAYDRFIAICHPLRYSLIMSWSLCVELLVGSLVLGFLLSLPLTVLIFHLPFCHNDEIYHFYCDMPAVMHLACADTRVHKTALYIISFIILSVPLSLISTSYVFIVVAILRNRSAEGCQRAFSTCSSHILVVLLQYGCTSFIYLSPSSSYSPETGRLISVVYTFITPILNPLIYSMKNKELKDALRKALRKF